One genomic segment of Microcella indica includes these proteins:
- a CDS encoding esterase/lipase family protein yields the protein MTQPRHTADEPGPARRLGVVRSAAGLAADLAYIARSRLAPLRYGMLPPPPSTPSSDPARPPVLLIPGVFESWHYLRALGERLAARGHPVHRVAELGLNHRPIDQAARLLGDYVVDRDLRDVVLVTHSKGGLIGKVMLLADADAAATPPKRRLTRLITVNTPFRGTPVARWGLGPWREFRPEAAIIRSLDARTEVNDRITSLVSAVDQYVPRAIAHLDGAENVVLDRVGHFRVLGLPDVIDEIERRLP from the coding sequence ATGACCCAACCCCGCCACACCGCCGACGAGCCGGGCCCTGCACGCCGCCTCGGCGTCGTGCGCAGCGCTGCCGGGCTCGCCGCAGACCTCGCCTACATCGCACGATCGCGGCTGGCGCCGCTGCGGTACGGGATGCTCCCGCCCCCGCCGAGCACCCCCTCGAGCGACCCGGCGCGGCCGCCCGTGCTGCTCATCCCCGGCGTGTTCGAGTCGTGGCACTACCTGCGCGCCCTCGGCGAGCGGCTCGCCGCCCGCGGGCACCCCGTGCACCGCGTCGCCGAGCTCGGCCTCAACCACCGACCCATCGACCAGGCCGCGCGCCTCCTCGGCGACTACGTCGTCGACCGCGACCTGCGCGACGTCGTGCTCGTCACCCACTCCAAGGGCGGGCTCATCGGCAAAGTGATGCTGCTCGCCGATGCCGACGCTGCGGCCACACCGCCGAAGCGGCGCCTCACGCGCCTGATCACCGTCAACACGCCGTTTCGCGGCACGCCCGTCGCGCGCTGGGGGCTCGGGCCGTGGCGGGAGTTCCGCCCCGAGGCGGCCATCATCCGATCACTAGATGCCCGCACCGAGGTCAACGACCGCATCACGTCGCTCGTGAGCGCCGTCGACCAGTATGTGCCGCGCGCGATCGCGCACCTCGACGGAGCCGAGAACGTCGTCCTCGACCGGGTCGGGCACTTTCGGGTGCTCGGGCTGCCCGACGTCATCGACGAGATCGAGCGTCGCCTGCCCTGA
- a CDS encoding DUF2510 domain-containing protein encodes MPETTLPEGWYRDPSLPATRRWWDGTAWTDHVRPDEDAALGLGALRRSTPAASVSSAEAPAVSEATTFAVPSELEGTKPVSSVGSAAVGGSWRTDTPPWAASSVAAPSVEGSFAAPSSVADLESVDYAPMERSWAPSATAAPARRTPQATGTAGAWLLALSPVLTLLLAAGVGALVLSDPLSPVAAIAAWVASGLTLAWLVLAVVADFRRLGALGYASRPSVLWIILGPLPYLISRTVHVHRATGRGSAPLWVYLGVSVLVGAGTVLLMLAFVPGLLSPLSLPGS; translated from the coding sequence GTGCCCGAGACGACTCTGCCCGAGGGCTGGTACCGCGATCCGTCGCTGCCGGCGACGCGTCGCTGGTGGGACGGCACGGCGTGGACGGATCATGTGCGCCCCGACGAGGATGCTGCGCTCGGGCTCGGCGCGCTGCGCAGGTCAACGCCTGCCGCGTCGGTGAGCTCGGCCGAGGCTCCTGCGGTGTCGGAGGCGACGACGTTCGCGGTGCCGTCGGAGCTGGAGGGCACCAAGCCGGTGTCGTCGGTGGGGTCGGCAGCGGTGGGTGGTTCGTGGCGCACCGACACTCCTCCGTGGGCGGCGTCGAGTGTGGCCGCGCCGTCGGTGGAGGGGTCGTTCGCCGCCCCGTCGTCGGTTGCGGACCTCGAGTCGGTGGACTACGCGCCGATGGAGCGGTCGTGGGCGCCGTCGGCCACGGCCGCACCTGCGCGGCGCACGCCGCAGGCGACGGGCACGGCGGGCGCCTGGTTGCTCGCGCTCTCCCCTGTACTGACCCTGCTGCTGGCTGCGGGAGTGGGCGCGCTCGTGCTTTCTGACCCGCTGTCGCCGGTCGCGGCGATCGCGGCGTGGGTGGCGAGCGGGCTGACGCTCGCGTGGCTTGTGCTTGCCGTTGTCGCCGACTTTCGGCGGTTGGGCGCCCTCGGCTACGCTTCGCGCCCCTCCGTGCTGTGGATCATCCTCGGCCCCCTGCCGTACTTGATTTCGCGCACCGTGCACGTGCACCGCGCGACGGGGCGCGGCTCCGCGCCGCTGTGGGTGTACCTGGGTGTGTCGGTGCTCGTGGGCGCCGGCACTGTGCTGCTCATGCTCGCCTTCGTGCCTGGCCTACTGTCGCCCCTGTCTCTGCCCGGCTCCTAG